A section of the Enterococcus montenegrensis genome encodes:
- a CDS encoding tyrosine-type recombinase/integrase, with protein sequence MWMETLPDGRFKYIERYKDPYTEKYKRKSVILTSDSKQAQKKAQKLLDDKIGKASQKKQTDLTLKQLFDEWYPIHKKKEGIRPSTISAYNAQQKVIFDHIDGETLIKNVDIQLFQTFFDGLDYSNDYISGMKSQLNQAFRYAIRLEYLDSNPLENVQVVYRKKEQSDRDKITNKYLEKDEAERLIKELYRRPSTYRVGRLAEFMYLTGCRIGEAVILTPEDFKNDFGVLCITGTINYQNGFKLAIKGPPKTVTSNREIDLTKRCTELVLRTIDETKLDTLTIDGYLPGGYLFVSKNGTPMPYNSFNVALRKAGQRIGLEYKTLTSHIFRHTHVSLLAENGIQLAAIMERVGHEDSDITNKIYTHVTKKMRASITDKLSDLGL encoded by the coding sequence ATGTGGATGGAGACATTGCCAGACGGCAGGTTTAAATATATCGAGCGCTACAAAGACCCGTATACGGAAAAGTACAAACGCAAGTCAGTGATACTGACCAGCGACAGTAAGCAAGCACAGAAAAAAGCGCAGAAATTGCTAGATGATAAAATTGGGAAAGCAAGTCAGAAGAAACAAACGGATCTCACACTCAAACAACTGTTTGACGAGTGGTATCCTATCCACAAGAAAAAAGAAGGTATCCGCCCCTCCACCATCAGCGCATACAACGCACAGCAGAAAGTCATTTTTGATCATATAGATGGTGAGACGTTAATCAAAAATGTAGATATCCAGTTGTTTCAGACATTTTTTGACGGCTTAGACTACTCAAACGATTATATTAGTGGCATGAAATCTCAGTTAAATCAAGCCTTCCGCTACGCTATCCGTTTGGAGTATTTAGATAGCAATCCGCTCGAAAACGTGCAAGTCGTATACAGAAAAAAAGAGCAATCTGATCGAGACAAAATTACTAATAAGTACCTCGAAAAAGACGAGGCCGAACGTTTGATCAAAGAACTATACCGCAGGCCCTCGACATATCGTGTAGGTAGGCTTGCGGAGTTTATGTACTTAACGGGCTGTCGGATAGGTGAGGCCGTCATATTAACGCCAGAGGACTTTAAAAATGATTTTGGTGTACTATGTATCACCGGCACGATTAACTACCAGAACGGCTTTAAATTAGCCATAAAGGGCCCTCCAAAAACAGTAACAAGCAACCGTGAAATTGATTTGACGAAACGATGCACAGAACTCGTCTTGCGTACGATTGACGAAACGAAGCTAGACACGCTGACTATTGACGGCTATTTACCAGGTGGTTATCTGTTTGTATCAAAAAACGGCACACCGATGCCGTACAACTCGTTTAACGTAGCGCTCAGAAAAGCTGGACAGCGCATTGGATTAGAATACAAAACGCTCACCTCGCATATCTTCCGCCACACACATGTATCCTTGTTGGCAGAAAATGGCATACAGCTTGCAGCGATTATGGAGCGTGTGGGTCACGAGGACTCGGACATCACAAATAAAATCTATACTCATGTTACCAAAAAGATGCGTGCCAGTATCACGGACAAGCTATCTGATTTAGGTTTGTAA
- a CDS encoding ferredoxin, whose amino-acid sequence MTTTCRLVPERCIACGLCAIYAPDIFDYDEEGIVLFKEEPEASQQFVRTKELTAVKKAAAKCPVRAILLEKEKAR is encoded by the coding sequence ATGACGACGACTTGCCGTCTTGTCCCAGAACGCTGTATCGCCTGTGGTCTTTGTGCAATTTATGCACCCGATATTTTTGATTACGATGAAGAAGGTATCGTTTTGTTTAAAGAAGAACCAGAAGCTAGCCAACAGTTTGTACGTACCAAAGAACTCACTGCAGTAAAAAAAGCCGCTGCTAAATGTCCTGTCAGAGCAATTTTACTTGAAAAAGAAAAAGCGCGCTAG
- the cmk gene encoding (d)CMP kinase, whose amino-acid sequence MEKINIAIDGPASSGKSTVAKILAKDYGFIYTDTGAMYRSVTFMAIKHHVLFSDEAGLVALIHRYPITFKQSEAGQLVFINGEDVTLAIRKSDVTNNVSEVSAHELVRKELVKQQQIIAKDGGVVMDGRDIGTAVLPTAEVKIFLVASVKERAERRYKENQAKGIPTDFETLKAEIEKRDYIDSHREVSPLKQAQDAILIDTTGKTIVEVVAMIKAVVNEKGYL is encoded by the coding sequence ATGGAAAAAATTAATATTGCAATTGATGGACCAGCTTCTTCTGGTAAAAGTACAGTAGCGAAAATTTTAGCAAAAGATTACGGCTTCATCTATACGGATACAGGGGCTATGTACCGTAGTGTGACTTTCATGGCGATTAAACATCACGTCTTATTTTCAGATGAAGCAGGGCTAGTTGCGCTAATCCATCGTTATCCGATTACGTTTAAGCAAAGTGAAGCAGGACAATTGGTTTTTATTAATGGTGAGGATGTCACCTTAGCTATCAGAAAATCAGATGTCACCAATAACGTCTCTGAAGTTTCTGCCCATGAGTTAGTTCGCAAAGAGCTCGTTAAGCAACAACAAATCATCGCAAAAGACGGTGGTGTGGTGATGGATGGACGGGATATTGGCACAGCTGTGTTACCAACTGCTGAAGTGAAAATTTTTCTAGTTGCAAGTGTCAAAGAAAGAGCAGAACGCCGCTACAAAGAAAATCAGGCAAAAGGAATCCCAACAGATTTTGAAACGTTAAAAGCAGAAATTGAAAAACGGGATTACATTGACTCCCATCGTGAAGTCTCTCCTTTAAAACAAGCGCAAGATGCAATTTTAATTGATACGACCGGAAAAACAATCGTAGAAGTAGTGGCAATGATTAAAGCAGTTGTTAACGAAAAAGGTTATTTGTAA
- a CDS encoding S24 family peptidase — protein sequence MYNFAERQLEEQNRGNMVHFPKKEKLPTIKNSASAANPTELVYGDTVVEEEEFERVPSSADFAVPIIGDSMEPVIRNGQFVFVKEQPDVEDGEIAIVEIDGDGVTCKEVYKDYESQTIILRSINELYEDRVVSPEQIRIIGKVVF from the coding sequence GTGTATAACTTTGCTGAACGTCAACTCGAAGAGCAAAATCGAGGAAACATGGTGCACTTTCCTAAAAAGGAAAAACTTCCGACAATCAAAAATTCAGCTTCTGCCGCCAACCCGACTGAATTAGTTTATGGCGATACAGTTGTAGAGGAAGAAGAATTTGAAAGGGTTCCAAGTAGTGCTGATTTTGCCGTTCCTATTATAGGAGATTCAATGGAGCCAGTAATCAGAAATGGGCAATTTGTATTTGTTAAGGAACAACCAGACGTGGAAGACGGTGAGATTGCTATCGTTGAAATAGATGGTGATGGCGTGACGTGTAAAGAAGTATATAAGGATTATGAGAGTCAAACGATTATTCTACGCTCTATAAACGAATTATATGAAGATAGAGTCGTCTCACCGGAACAGATTAGAATAATCGGGAAGGTCGTATTCTAA
- the der gene encoding ribosome biogenesis GTPase Der — MANPTLAIVGRPNVGKSTIFNRIAGERISIVEDTPGVTRDRIYASGEWLGRDFSIIDTGGIDLGDEPFMEQIKHQAEIAIDEADVIIFVTSAKEGVTDADEMVARILYRSNKPVILAVNKVDNPEMRSEIYEFYSLGLGDPYPISGSHGLGLGDVLDEAVKHFSDEMEEEDEGVIKFSLIGRPNVGKSSLINAILGEDRVIVSDIEGTTRDAIDTHFTSENGQEFLMIDTAGMRKRGKVYESTEKYSVMRAMRAIERSDVVLMVLNGEEGIREQDKRVAGYAHEAGKGMIIVVNKWDLVEKETNTMRDFEAEIRDEFQYLDYAPIIFVSAVTKQRLGKLPELIEEVSMNQNLRVPSAVLNDIIMDAVAINPTPTDKGKRLKIFYATQVAVKPPTFIIFVNEEELMHFSYARFLENQIRKAFTFEGTPIRVIPRRRK, encoded by the coding sequence ATGGCAAATCCAACTCTTGCGATTGTCGGCCGTCCCAATGTGGGAAAATCGACAATTTTTAACCGTATTGCCGGTGAGCGTATTTCAATTGTGGAAGATACTCCAGGTGTTACGCGAGACCGTATTTATGCAAGTGGTGAATGGCTAGGTCGCGATTTCAGTATTATTGATACTGGTGGGATTGACTTAGGTGATGAACCTTTTATGGAACAAATTAAACATCAAGCAGAAATTGCAATTGATGAAGCTGATGTGATTATTTTTGTCACGAGCGCTAAAGAAGGCGTGACTGATGCTGACGAAATGGTCGCACGGATTTTATATCGCAGTAATAAACCAGTAATTTTAGCTGTCAATAAAGTCGACAATCCCGAAATGCGTTCTGAAATTTATGAGTTTTATTCTTTAGGACTAGGCGATCCGTATCCAATTTCTGGTAGCCATGGTTTAGGTCTAGGGGATGTATTAGACGAAGCTGTTAAACATTTTAGTGATGAAATGGAAGAAGAAGACGAGGGTGTTATTAAATTTAGTTTGATCGGTCGTCCTAATGTTGGAAAATCTTCTTTAATCAATGCAATCTTAGGTGAAGATCGCGTAATTGTTTCAGATATTGAAGGAACAACTAGAGACGCAATTGATACGCATTTTACTTCTGAAAACGGGCAAGAATTTTTAATGATCGATACAGCTGGTATGCGTAAGCGTGGCAAAGTGTATGAAAGTACCGAAAAATATTCGGTCATGCGAGCAATGCGGGCAATTGAACGTTCCGACGTTGTTTTAATGGTCTTAAATGGTGAAGAAGGCATCCGGGAACAAGACAAACGGGTAGCAGGCTATGCTCATGAGGCCGGTAAAGGAATGATTATAGTTGTCAACAAGTGGGATTTAGTTGAAAAAGAAACCAATACCATGCGCGATTTTGAAGCTGAAATTAGAGATGAGTTTCAATATCTGGATTACGCACCGATTATTTTCGTTTCTGCTGTAACCAAACAACGCCTAGGAAAATTACCAGAATTAATTGAAGAAGTCAGCATGAATCAAAATCTTCGGGTTCCATCAGCAGTCTTAAATGATATTATAATGGATGCGGTGGCAATTAATCCAACACCTACAGATAAAGGCAAACGTTTGAAGATTTTTTACGCAACGCAAGTGGCAGTAAAACCACCAACCTTTATTATTTTTGTGAATGAAGAAGAATTGATGCACTTTTCATATGCACGCTTTTTAGAAAACCAAATTCGGAAAGCCTTCACCTTTGAAGGAACGCCAATTCGAGTTATTCCAAGACGGCGAAAATAG
- a CDS encoding helix-turn-helix domain-containing protein: MNQFILALFSMTDKLKTSTLFHLLKGKRTSAIMSYAFFTNLLPFLGCQVDLSLKVFENAIATLENEGLLVKSEAATFRITAKGQIQLNLQLRESLLEVDYFNFGRSDENCFRLLAYFIQQVSKGQENLRPLETSPLFTRPVAQLITQQKASPDILYEELAQLFNKLTQVAGDFLAQQFSGATVLAKTAYQILPDEYQKEPWSQLYQASCLHPLLKEIKKAQKNALCYQLLKGLLQQNYNKSMLYTRQLLLEEKSIGEVAQIRDLKVGTISDHIVEWSLYEESFPFERFISKASRENLDLLAAKEDVYAMRYSAVNEKFPLDFIEFRLYQIKQKRDENYDIRG; encoded by the coding sequence ATGAATCAATTTATTTTAGCCTTATTTTCAATGACTGACAAGTTAAAGACCAGTACGCTTTTTCATTTGCTAAAAGGCAAGCGAACATCAGCAATTATGAGTTATGCTTTTTTTACGAATTTATTACCTTTTTTAGGTTGCCAAGTAGATCTTTCTTTAAAAGTATTTGAAAATGCTATTGCCACGTTAGAAAATGAAGGATTGTTGGTTAAAAGTGAGGCTGCAACTTTTCGGATTACAGCCAAAGGACAAATCCAATTGAACCTTCAGTTAAGAGAAAGTTTACTTGAAGTGGATTATTTTAATTTTGGTCGCAGTGATGAAAATTGTTTTCGACTACTGGCTTACTTTATTCAACAGGTTTCAAAAGGGCAAGAAAATTTGCGCCCTTTAGAGACAAGTCCGTTATTTACACGTCCAGTTGCCCAACTCATCACACAGCAAAAAGCAAGTCCGGATATTTTATATGAAGAATTAGCGCAACTTTTTAATAAACTAACACAAGTTGCAGGCGATTTTTTAGCGCAACAATTTAGCGGGGCTACTGTTTTGGCTAAAACAGCTTATCAAATATTGCCAGACGAATATCAAAAGGAGCCCTGGAGTCAACTTTATCAGGCTAGTTGTCTGCACCCGTTATTAAAGGAAATAAAAAAAGCTCAGAAAAATGCGTTGTGTTATCAACTTTTAAAAGGTCTTTTACAACAGAATTATAACAAGAGCATGCTTTATACAAGACAACTCTTATTAGAAGAAAAATCAATTGGTGAAGTTGCACAGATTCGTGATTTAAAAGTCGGGACAATTTCTGACCATATTGTTGAATGGTCATTATACGAAGAAAGTTTTCCCTTTGAGCGCTTTATTTCAAAAGCCAGCCGGGAAAACTTAGATTTACTCGCTGCAAAAGAAGATGTATATGCCATGCGCTATAGTGCTGTAAATGAAAAATTTCCGTTGGATTTTATCGAGTTTCGTTTGTATCAAATTAAACAAAAGAGGGACGAAAATTATGATATTAGAGGATAG
- a CDS encoding HU family DNA-binding protein, which yields MANKAELIEKVAQATDLTKKDATAAVDAVFSTIQDALAKGEKVQLIGFGNFEVRSRAARKGRNPQTGDEIEIPASKVPAFKPGKALKDAVK from the coding sequence ATGGCAAATAAAGCTGAATTGATCGAAAAAGTTGCACAAGCTACTGACTTAACTAAGAAAGACGCTACTGCAGCTGTAGATGCTGTTTTCTCAACAATCCAAGATGCTTTAGCTAAAGGTGAAAAAGTTCAATTAATCGGTTTTGGTAACTTTGAAGTTCGCTCTCGCGCGGCTCGTAAAGGACGTAACCCACAAACTGGTGATGAAATTGAAATCCCTGCAAGCAAAGTACCTGCTTTCAAACCAGGTAAAGCATTGAAAGATGCTGTAAAATAA
- a CDS encoding RecQ family ATP-dependent DNA helicase has translation MILEDSLKYYFGFTTFRPGQKEVITALLAKKDVLGILPTATGKSLCYQLASYLTSGMTIVVSPLIALMEDQVNQIQPKLGSAVALNSQLTAAEKEFVLLHIADYKFLFISPEMLWQKKVLQVLKRQKIGLFVIDEAHCVSQWGIDFRPEYRQLNKVKEFLDNPVTLALTATATPFVQTDIAQLLLDNDYQLVKKSVDRKNIRLFVQHTQEKLPDLENLLENMLGPGIIYCATKKTVEFLYQNLKDKFNVGFYHGGLNGSERSRLQLQFQSNQLDILIATNAFGMGIDKGDIRFVIHFDLPDSIENYVQEIGRAGRDGKISQAILLYQKNDEKIHHYFKQMRQDERSGFQQLLNERSEINSELQRKWLDLSQSIGSNEVLQALKVNEQVKSDKLAQMLAYIQTTTCRRAFILDNFAESLQQKPPECCDNDNAVIKYSQSAQKRRTETKHWQEIFLKLFKEND, from the coding sequence ATGATATTAGAGGATAGTCTAAAATACTATTTTGGCTTTACAACTTTTCGGCCTGGTCAAAAAGAAGTAATTACAGCACTATTAGCAAAAAAAGATGTTCTTGGCATTTTACCAACAGCAACTGGTAAAAGTTTGTGTTATCAGTTAGCCAGTTATTTAACCTCAGGGATGACAATTGTCGTGTCGCCGCTAATTGCACTAATGGAAGATCAAGTAAATCAAATACAGCCTAAATTAGGATCAGCGGTGGCTTTAAATAGTCAGTTGACAGCCGCAGAAAAAGAATTTGTCTTGCTTCATATAGCAGATTACAAGTTTTTATTTATTAGCCCTGAAATGCTATGGCAAAAAAAGGTTTTACAAGTATTAAAACGTCAAAAAATTGGCTTGTTTGTCATAGATGAGGCTCATTGTGTATCGCAATGGGGCATTGATTTTAGACCGGAGTATCGGCAATTAAATAAGGTCAAAGAATTTTTAGATAATCCCGTTACACTAGCGTTAACGGCAACGGCGACACCTTTTGTTCAAACCGATATTGCCCAACTTTTACTGGATAACGATTATCAGTTGGTAAAAAAATCAGTAGATCGAAAAAACATTCGTCTTTTTGTACAGCACACGCAAGAAAAATTGCCCGACTTAGAAAACTTATTAGAAAATATGCTCGGTCCGGGAATTATTTATTGCGCTACCAAAAAAACAGTAGAATTTCTTTATCAAAACTTAAAAGACAAATTTAATGTCGGCTTTTACCACGGTGGTTTAAATGGGAGTGAAAGAAGTCGCTTACAGTTGCAATTTCAAAGTAACCAACTTGATATCTTAATTGCGACTAATGCATTTGGAATGGGGATTGACAAAGGGGATATTCGTTTTGTTATCCATTTTGATCTACCTGACAGTATTGAAAACTATGTACAAGAAATCGGCCGCGCAGGACGGGATGGCAAGATAAGCCAGGCAATATTACTTTATCAAAAAAATGATGAAAAAATTCATCATTACTTCAAACAAATGCGCCAAGATGAACGTAGTGGTTTCCAACAATTGTTAAATGAACGCTCGGAAATAAATAGCGAACTACAAAGAAAGTGGCTTGATTTGAGTCAGAGTATAGGTTCTAACGAAGTGTTACAAGCGCTAAAAGTAAATGAGCAGGTGAAAAGTGATAAATTAGCTCAAATGCTAGCTTATATTCAAACGACTACTTGTCGCCGCGCTTTTATCTTAGATAATTTTGCTGAAAGTTTGCAACAAAAGCCGCCTGAGTGTTGTGATAATGACAATGCGGTCATAAAATATAGCCAAAGTGCACAAAAGAGAAGGACTGAAACAAAACATTGGCAGGAGATTTTCCTAAAATTATTTAAAGAAAACGATTGA
- the trpB gene encoding tryptophan synthase subunit beta: MYKMPNEKGFYGSFGGQFVPETLMYAVKELTKTYEASKKDEAFQAELSYYLKDYVGRKTPLFFAERLTNYCGGGKIYLKREDLNHTGAHKINNALGQVLLAKKMGKTKIVAETGAGQHGVATATATALFGMECIIFMGEVDVSRQELNVFRMELLGAKVVSVTSGSKTLKDAVNEALRYWVAQVEDTHYVMGSVLGPHPFPEIVRDYQSVIGQEAREQYFAKEKKLPEIALACVGGGSNAMGLFYPFINDESVKLIGVEASGKGLDTSQHAASITKGAVGVLHGSKMFLLQDADGQVEEAFSISAGLDYPGIGPEHSYLHEIKRAEYVSVTDEEAVAAFHLLSKLEGIIPALESSHAIAYALKLAPTLAKSEGMVICLSGRGDKDVAQIKEREGK, from the coding sequence ATGTATAAAATGCCAAATGAAAAGGGTTTTTATGGTTCTTTTGGGGGACAGTTTGTCCCGGAAACATTGATGTATGCTGTTAAAGAACTGACTAAAACCTATGAAGCATCAAAAAAAGACGAAGCCTTTCAAGCAGAGCTAAGCTATTATTTAAAAGATTATGTTGGACGTAAAACGCCTTTGTTTTTTGCCGAACGTTTAACAAATTATTGTGGCGGTGGCAAAATTTATTTAAAAAGAGAAGATTTAAATCATACGGGTGCTCATAAGATCAATAACGCTTTAGGCCAAGTTTTGCTAGCGAAAAAAATGGGCAAAACTAAAATAGTTGCTGAAACGGGTGCTGGTCAACATGGGGTAGCAACGGCGACAGCAACAGCGCTATTTGGAATGGAATGCATTATTTTTATGGGAGAAGTAGATGTTAGCCGCCAAGAATTGAATGTTTTTCGGATGGAGCTTTTGGGGGCAAAAGTTGTTAGTGTAACTTCTGGAAGTAAAACCTTAAAAGATGCGGTGAATGAGGCATTACGCTATTGGGTTGCGCAGGTGGAAGATACGCATTACGTGATGGGATCAGTTTTAGGTCCTCATCCGTTTCCTGAAATTGTACGGGACTATCAAAGTGTTATTGGTCAAGAAGCCCGGGAACAATATTTTGCAAAAGAAAAAAAGCTACCAGAAATTGCCCTTGCCTGTGTTGGGGGTGGCAGCAATGCTATGGGGCTGTTTTATCCATTTATAAATGATGAATCGGTAAAATTAATTGGGGTAGAAGCTTCGGGTAAAGGACTTGATACCTCACAGCATGCAGCTTCAATAACTAAAGGGGCAGTTGGTGTTTTACATGGTAGCAAAATGTTCTTATTACAAGATGCGGATGGTCAAGTCGAAGAAGCTTTTTCTATTTCTGCTGGACTAGACTATCCGGGGATTGGACCAGAACATTCTTATCTACATGAAATAAAGAGAGCTGAATATGTAAGTGTAACAGATGAGGAGGCAGTAGCTGCTTTTCACTTGCTTTCCAAGTTAGAAGGGATTATTCCTGCTTTGGAAAGTTCCCATGCTATTGCGTATGCTTTAAAACTTGCCCCAACTTTAGCAAAAAGTGAAGGAATGGTAATTTGTTTATCTGGTCGTGGCGATAAAGATGTAGCCCAAATCAAAGAAAGAGAGGGAAAATAA
- a CDS encoding SAG1386/EF1546 family surface-associated protein codes for MSKKKNDFDNETQEPWEQPIYDTDDETSSRAQQRRQKRGTSKFLVILVILLSLCILVPAGFVMWLTHDKKNADSTPSTASSSLVSSTKELSTEESSTAESSTTESSESESSSSSSEESVPSSTENNQQENQNQEQQNQANQNQQQNQNQQDQNAQAGEQYITVQNGEGPNQVAARAGISVDQLYQLNGIDPNNFLLYPGQQLRIK; via the coding sequence TTGAGTAAAAAGAAAAATGATTTTGACAACGAAACACAAGAACCATGGGAACAACCAATTTATGATACCGATGATGAAACTTCATCACGAGCACAACAGCGCCGTCAAAAGCGTGGAACATCAAAGTTCTTAGTTATTTTGGTCATCTTATTATCACTTTGTATCTTAGTACCAGCAGGCTTTGTTATGTGGTTAACACATGATAAGAAGAATGCCGATTCTACACCATCAACGGCTTCTTCGTCATTAGTTTCTTCAACCAAAGAATTATCGACTGAAGAATCTTCAACAGCCGAAAGTTCAACGACTGAATCTTCTGAAAGTGAATCAAGTTCAAGTTCAAGTGAAGAATCAGTACCAAGCTCAACGGAAAATAATCAACAAGAAAATCAAAATCAAGAGCAACAAAATCAAGCAAACCAAAATCAACAACAAAATCAAAATCAACAAGATCAAAATGCACAAGCTGGTGAACAATACATCACTGTTCAAAATGGTGAAGGTCCAAATCAAGTTGCAGCGCGAGCTGGGATTTCAGTTGATCAACTATATCAACTAAATGGCATTGATCCAAATAACTTCTTGTTATATCCAGGCCAACAATTACGAATTAAGTAA
- the rpsA gene encoding 30S ribosomal protein S1 — translation MTEFENNQVENGESMADALESFQEVKVGDIVKGEVLAVEDKQAIVGIEGAGVEGVVPVKELSTLPVEDINEAVKVGDVLELVVISSIGKDKENGSYLLSKRRLDAKKVWEDIEQDFKDGKIIEAPVTNVVKGGLVVDVGVRGFVPASMVEDHFVADFEEYKGQTLTFKIIEIEPSENRLILSHKAVVEAQKAVRKEELLSSIHDGDVIEGTVARLTDFGAFVDLGGIDGLVHVSEISHSHVDKPSDALKVGDKVQVKVLSIDPEKERISLSIKDTLPGPWSDIEEKAAVGTVLDGTVKRLTSFGAFVEVFPGVEGLVHISQISHKHIATPHEVLHEGDEVKVKVLEVNPDEHRIALSIKALEEKPAEEKVVEEDSYELPEESTGFTMGDILGQALADNDDANEEATVSEDANDVVKEDEE, via the coding sequence ATGACAGAATTTGAAAACAATCAAGTAGAAAACGGCGAATCTATGGCGGATGCTTTGGAAAGCTTCCAAGAAGTCAAGGTGGGGGATATTGTCAAAGGCGAAGTTTTAGCCGTTGAAGACAAACAAGCCATCGTCGGTATTGAAGGCGCTGGTGTTGAAGGGGTAGTTCCAGTTAAAGAATTATCAACTCTTCCAGTTGAAGATATCAACGAAGCTGTAAAAGTAGGGGATGTCTTAGAGTTAGTTGTCATCTCTTCGATTGGTAAAGATAAAGAAAACGGTAGTTACTTATTATCAAAACGCCGTTTAGATGCAAAAAAAGTCTGGGAAGATATTGAACAAGACTTTAAAGATGGCAAAATTATCGAAGCACCTGTTACCAATGTGGTTAAAGGTGGCTTAGTTGTTGATGTTGGCGTGCGCGGTTTTGTGCCAGCTTCAATGGTTGAAGATCATTTTGTAGCTGATTTTGAAGAATATAAAGGTCAAACTTTGACTTTCAAAATTATCGAAATTGAACCATCAGAAAATCGTTTGATCTTATCACATAAAGCAGTTGTGGAAGCACAAAAAGCTGTTCGTAAAGAAGAATTGTTAAGTTCTATTCACGATGGTGATGTGATTGAAGGGACAGTTGCACGTTTAACTGATTTTGGTGCCTTTGTTGACCTGGGGGGAATTGATGGTTTAGTTCACGTATCTGAAATTTCTCATAGTCATGTCGACAAACCAAGCGATGCTCTAAAAGTTGGCGATAAAGTACAAGTAAAAGTATTATCGATTGATCCTGAAAAAGAACGTATTTCATTATCTATTAAAGATACTTTGCCTGGACCTTGGTCTGACATTGAAGAAAAGGCAGCAGTGGGAACAGTTTTAGATGGTACTGTAAAACGTCTAACAAGTTTTGGTGCTTTTGTAGAAGTATTCCCAGGGGTAGAAGGATTGGTTCACATTTCCCAAATTTCTCACAAACACATTGCCACACCTCATGAAGTATTGCATGAAGGTGACGAAGTGAAAGTGAAAGTTTTGGAAGTAAATCCTGATGAACATCGCATTGCGCTTTCAATTAAAGCATTAGAAGAAAAACCAGCTGAAGAAAAAGTTGTGGAAGAAGACAGCTATGAATTACCAGAAGAAAGTACTGGTTTTACAATGGGTGATATTTTAGGTCAAGCTTTAGCTGATAATGATGACGCAAATGAAGAAGCAACTGTTTCTGAAGATGCAAATGACGTCGTTAAAGAAGACGAAGAATAA